In the Neomonachus schauinslandi chromosome 13, ASM220157v2, whole genome shotgun sequence genome, one interval contains:
- the LOC110569980 gene encoding spermatogenesis-associated protein 31D4, which yields MSSFPCSGPGCSFVPPVSCSPLGRHHDTIHFHQLLCPDPSCEVCNSTTAEINRLLFPQALEDATPLASTAPVTSSSFTLSPDSSAVPPGDLISASLPEPSPPPASIFSPNPVTPLADFFPPSPPGDSLPPESFPPLDSEFPKDNFPPQSLAFPPIPPNDAQTVDPVVHPEATLSLNTETFACHNAPPTLSVSPPPDCSLTMTQSKSISISMKPVPEISSPDSSGGLPTYVPTIMGINASRLSILDFPWWQTHAKDFCPSTLAPYNVHHELLALHSAEASSRGDPAAKLVEPANLSLLSPDVLALLEKQVQKRSDFWMWKEMKKGSVPKQTTADKHDLAVPLPFWSSKDQSKELHAHRQPPYPTTTLKEGHLQQTPIQLFWGLPTLHSESLFSAAHVLDNCSSIFIFNRISNASTEQESPVVPHPLPLCLPENQPQPQPLPIPQVQPQAHLQSPLPILPSGPLTQIKVCGVCFHRPEKESECLLSTEMQQLEWNVLQKKQETVWGLPAVVQRSQEDFCPSAPNPSLNHRASQARVAISILPGQFPLTDELRTKLERHLRKRLIQHRWGLSRRIYKSLSLMSPSIFSETPNLQRYRGRTWISKRESKLSESESSEGDSEMIQLEDDDLEKDNDDLEKDQGHNPENGSKDYLLSDPESSSGNDMGYDSEKELRSPPEKNSTLSVETLGQRQLENVLEIHLSKKFEEINEGQLPGTVHNSWHSMKQTSLLSENSHTEIKQRSLPPSEVQDYSLNTFQELPFIKSSAQQMLEGHIKKFHMRMTWGLPPRVLESIELFKLIKDTSHSSFSSSTNLISEVNSKPGGFNSLRGSSKSLHGDKVGTANSAPILDHPLPAASTVGKEEQRIPRQSPSAFNHEFVEDVQKIKDGTQTLTPVKHDTRGNRWPPKLPARQAGARHEPKDKSANSRGRGGMQQGKKKNLEPVVVPTVSREIFRAKQLDAHQSQSNTLTTSMPVSSQIIKVNDNKVKTTIPIKSPPPNLSIPQDPKSSNLKEQLLYELKFKLENREHSRAQAQRTGLPPASESLTYKASLTHAQGVSSGDMGASQVLHVHPEDTRISMEQQQKPWVPKHVLRKCQNNNLPPAAVTMSPPGSKAQELGGGDAGLGTSQLKRNSFPTEDVALKKRFPTQDVLLKEKLGSKPSQALSQKGQPPPESLSQKGQPPPESPFRKKMKHFLQWLNPGIKCKRQENSQEKGSPLSSVESRGLLKGRTAFTGTTKVQKIMTDVEKFLKEKGRWHAIDSTCPQQPIPFPTKYGKTQQEAQVQAQAQPVQGYPFNYRAPSCKVTNTKSCHQQAVFAGQGHTGSIRQIRDKDRQPQKAVAFKDQRLHNKYPLSTPHREPAPHPHATCRHQAGQGASGHSHHCRRHCVQRSASTI from the coding sequence ATGTCCTCCTTCCCTTGTTCTGGTCCTGGCTGCAGCTTTGTACCTCCTGTCTCCTGCAGCCCCCTAGGCCGGCATCATGATACCATCCACTTTCATCAACTGCTATGTCCAGACCCCTCCTGTGAGGTGTGTAATAGCACAACTGCTGAGATCAATCGGCTGCTGTTCCCGCAGGCCCTGGAAGATGCTACTCCCTTGGCTTCCACAGCCCCTGTGACTTCCTCATCGTTCACTCTCTCCCCTGACTCCTCAGCAGTCCCTCCAGGAGACCTAATATCAGCTTCTCTGCCTGAGCCTTCCCCACCACCTGCCTCCATCTTCTCACCTAACCCAGTGACCCCCTTGGCTGACTTTTTTCCACCCTCACCACCGGGTGATTCTTTGCCACCAGAGTCTTTTCCTCCCTTGGATTCCGAATTCCCAAAGGACAATTTCCCACCCCAGTCCCTTGCCTTTCCTCCAATCCCACCAAATGATGCTCAGACAGTGGATCCTGTTGTCCATCCAGAGGCCACTTTGTCTCTAAATACTGAGACCTTTGCTTGTCATAATGCACCACCAACCCTGTCTGTTTCACCACCGCCAGACTGCAGTTTAACTATGACTCAATCTAAATCGATTTCCATCTCAATGAAGCCTGTTCCAGAGATCTCATCTCCAGATAGCTCTGGTGGGTTGCCTACTTATGTCCCGACAATCATGGGCATTAATGCCTCCAGATTGTCAATTTTAGACTTCCCTTGGTGGCAAACTCATGCCAAAGACTTCTGCCCTTCAACCTTGGCTCCATATAATGTTCATCACGAGTTGCTGGCCCTCCATTCTGCAGAGGCTTCTTCCAGGGGAGACCCTGCAGCCAAGCTTGTGGAGCCTGCTAACCTCTCACTTCTCAGCCCTGATGTCCTGGCACTCCTAGAGAAACAAGTCCAAAAGAGGAGTGACTTCTGGatgtggaaggaaatgaaaaagggtTCTGTTCCAAAACAAACAACTGCTGATAAACATGACTTGGCAGTCCCCCTTCCTTTCTGGAGCAGCAAAGACCAATCAAAGGAGCTGCATGCGCATCGGCAGCCCCCATATCCTACAACCACCTTAAAGGAGGGCCATTTACAGCAAACCCCTATCCAGCTCTTCTGGGGTCTCCCAACTCTGCATAGTGAGTCCTTGTTCTCTGCTGCCCATGTCTTGGACAATTGttcttccatctttatttttaacagaatctCGAATGCCTCCACAGAGCAGGAATCCCCAGTAGTTCCCcatcctcttcctctgtgcttgcCTGAGAAccagccccaaccccagcccctaCCTATCCCTCAGGTCCAGCCCCAGGCCCACCTTCAGTCCCCACTCCCAATCCTGCCATCTGGTCCTCTAACCCAGATTAAGGTCTGTGGAGTGTGTTTTCACAGACCTGAGAAGGAATCAGAGTGTCTCCTATCAACTGAAATGCAACAGCTGGAATGGAACGTGTTGCAGAAGAAACAGGAAACTGTGTGGGGTTTACCCGCTGTTGTCCAAAGATCCCAGGAGGACTTCTGTCCTTCAGCTCCTAACCCTTCTCTTAATCACCGGGCCTCCCAGGCCCGTGTTGCAATCTCTATCCTTCCTGGGCAGTTTCCTCTCACTGATGAGCTTCGAACAAAACTAGAGCGTCACCTTCGAAAGAGGCTCATCCAACACCGGTGGGGCCTGTCCCGCAGGATCTATAAGTCTCTATCACTGATGAGTCCAAGTATTTTTTCAGAGACCCCTAACTTGCAGCGCTATCGTGGACGCACATGGATCTCTAAGAGGGAGAGTAAATTGAGCGAATCTGAAAGCTCTGAGGGGGACTCAGAAATGATTCAGCTAGAGGACGATGACCTGGAGAAGGATAACGATGACCTGGAGAAGGATCAGGGACACAACCCAGAGAATGGCTCAAAAGATTATCTGTTGAGTGACCCAGAGAGCTCTTCAGGTAATGATATGGGGTATGATTCTGAAAAAGAACTTAGGAGCCCACCAGAGAAAAACTCAACACTGTCTGTGGAGACTTTAGGTCAGAGACAACTTGAAAATGTCTTGGAAATACATTTGAGCAAAAAGTTTGAGGAAATCAATGAGGGTCAGCTCCCCGGGACTGTGCATAATTCATGGCATAGTATGAAGCAGACATCGCTTCTTTCTGAGAACTCCCACactgaaataaaacagagaagttTGCCACCATCAGAGGTTCAGGACTACTCCCTGAATACCTTCCAGGAGCTTCCCTTTATTAAATCTAGTGCACAACAGATGCTGGAAGGCCATATTAAAAAGTTTCATATGAGGATGACGTGGGGCCTTCCCCCCAGGGTCCTTGAATCCATAGAGCTCTTTAAACTGATAAAGGACACATCCCATTCTAGCTTTTCCTCCTCAACCAACCTGATTTCTGAGGTGAATTCCAAACCTGGGGGCTTCAACTCCCTTAGAGGCAGCTCTAAATCTCTCCATGGAGACAAAGTGGGAACAGCAAATTCAGCCCCCATCCTGGATCATCCTCTCCCTGCCGCCTCAACTGTGGGCAAGGAAGAACAGAGAATTCCGAGGCAATCACCCTCTGCTTTCAACCATGAGTTTGTAGAGGATGTTCAGAAGATTAAGGATGGCACACAGACTCTTACACCTGTCAAACATGACACCAGAGGCAACAGATGGCCCCCAAAGCTGCCTGCAAGGCAAGCTGGGGCCAGACATGAGCCAAAGGATAAGAGTGCAAATTCTAGAGGTAGAGGAGGAATGCAACAGGGCAAAAAGAAGAATCTAGAACCTGTCGTTGTGCCCACAGTGTCCAGGGAGATATTCAGGGCCAAGCAACTTGATGCTCATCAATCACAATCTAATACCTTGACAACCAGCATGCCAGTAAGCTCCCAAATCATAAAGGTGAATGATAATAAAGTCAAAACTACCATCCCCATTAAAAGCCCCCCACCAAACCTATCAATTCCCCAAGATCCTAAATCCTCAAACCTTAAAGAACAACTGTTGTATGAGTTAAAGTTTAAACTGGAAAACAGAGAGCATAGCCGGGCCCAAGCCCAACGCACTGGCCTGCCCCCTGCCTCAGAGAGTTTGACTTACAAGGCCTCACTGACTCATGCCCAAGGTGTCTCCAGTGGGGACATGGGAGCTTCTCAGGTGCTGCATGTCCATCCAGAGGACACTAGAATTAGTATGGAACAACAGCAGAAGCCTTGGGTCCCTAAGCATGTCTTAAGGAAGTGCCAGAATAATAATCTCCCACCAGCTGCGGTGACCATGAGCCCTCCGGGCTCCAAGGCACAAGAGCTTGGTGGAGGGGATGCAGGACTGGGGACATCCCAACTTAAAAGGAACAGTTTCCCTACTGAGGATGTGGCATTGAAGAAGAGGTTCCCTACTCAGGACGTGCTACTGAAGGAAAAGCTGGGAAGCAAGCCTTCCCAGGCCCTATCACAGAAGGGTCAGCCACCTCCTGAAAGCCTTTCCCAGAAGGGTCAGCCTCCTCCTGAAAgccctttcagaaaaaaaatgaagcattttttgCAATGGCTTAATCCAGGGATAAAATGCAAGAGGCAAGAAAACTCCCAGGAGAAGGGCAGCCCTCTATCATCTGTGGAAAGCAGAGGCCTACTTAAAGGTAGAACTGCCTTTACTGGGACAACCAAAGTTCAGAAAATCATGACAGACGTTGAGAAGTTCCTAAAAGAGAAAGGGCGTTGGCATGCAATAGATAGCACCTGCCCTCAACAGCCCATTCCCTTCCCAACCAAGTATGGGAAAACTCAGCAGGAAGCACAAGTGCAGGCCCAGGCACAGCCTGTCCAGGGGTATCCTTTCAACTACAGGGCTCCCTCCTGTAAGGTGACAAATACCAAGTCCTGCCACCAACAAGCTGTCTTTGCTGGCCAAGGCCATACTGGAAGTATTAGACAGATCAGAGACAAGGACAGACAGCCCCAGAAAGCTGTGGCATTTAAGGACCAGCGACTGCATAACAAGTATCCCCTATCCACGCCCCACAGGGAGCCTGCACCCCACCCACACGCCACCTGCAGGCATCAAGCTGGCCAGGGGGCCTCcggccactctcaccactgccgAAGGCACTGTGTTCAGAGATCTGCCTCTACTATTTAG